In a genomic window of Homo sapiens chromosome 22, GRCh38.p14 Primary Assembly:
- the HIC2 gene encoding hypermethylated in cancer 2 protein codes for MVSGPLALRWCAWAGRGDMGPDMELPSHSKQLLLQLNQQRTKGFLCDVIIMVENSIFRAHKNVLAASSIYFKSLVLHDNLINLDTDMVSSTVFQQILDFIYTGKLLPSDQPAEPNFSTLLTAASYLQLPELAALCRRKLKRAGKPFGSGRAGSTGMGRPPRSQRLSTASVIQARYQGLVDGRKGAHAPQELPQAKGSDDELFLGGSNQDSVQGLGRAVCPAGGEAGLGGCSSSTNGSSGGCEQELGLDLSKKSPPLPPATPGPHLTPDDAAQLSDSQHGSPPAASAPPVANSASYSELGGTPDEPMDLEGAEDNHLSLLEAPGGQPRKSLRHSTRKKEWGKKEPVAGSPFERREAGPKGPCPGEEGEGVGDRVPNGILASGAGPSGPYGEPPYPCKEEEENGKDASEDSAQSGSEGGSGHASAHYMYRQEGYETVSYGDNLYVCIPCAKGFPSSEQLNAHVETHTEEELFIKEEGAYETGSGGAEEEAEDLSAPSAAYTAEPRPFKCSVCEKTYKDPATLRQHEKTHWLTRPFPCNICGKMFTQRGTMTRHMRSHLGLKPFACDECGMRFTRQYRLTEHMRVHSGEKPYECQLCGGKFTQQRNLISHLRMHTSPS; via the exons ATGGTGTCTGGGCCCTTGGCACTCCG GTGGTGCGCGTGGGCAGGGCGCGGGGACATGGGGCCCGACATGGAGCTGCCCAGCCACTCGAAGCAGCTCCTGCTGCAGCTGAACCAGCAGAGGACCAAGGGCTTCCTGTGTGACGTCATCATCATGGTGGAGAACTCCATCTTCCGGGCCCACAAGAACGTCCTAGCCGCCAGCAGCATCTATTTCAAGTCCCTGGTCCTGCACGACAACCTCATCAACCTGGACACAGACATGGTCAGCTCCACAGTGTTCCAGCAGATCTTGGACTTCATCTACACAGGCAAGCTGCTGCCCAGCGACCAGCCAGCCGAGCCCAACTTCAGCACCCTCCTCACTGCCGCCAGCTACCTCCAGCTGCCCGAGTTGGCAGCCCTCTGCCGCCGCAAACTCAAGCGAGCCGGCAAGCCCTTTGGCTCTGGGAGGGCGGGGTCCACTGGCATGGGGCGGCCCCCCCGCAGCCAGCGGCTGTCCACGGCCTCTGTCATCCAAGCTCGGTATCAGGGGCTCGTGGATGGGCGCAAGGGGGCCCACGCCCCCCAGGAGCTCCCCCAAGCCAAAGGCTCAGACGATGAACTCTTTCTTGGTGGCTCTAACCAGGATAGCGTGCAAGGTCTGGGCCGGGCTGTCTGCCCAGCTGGCGGGGAGGCGGGTCTGGGGggctgcagcagcagcaccaACGGGAGCAGCGGGGGCTGCGAGCAGGAGCTGGGCTTGGACCTGTCCAAGAAAAGCCCACCCTTGCCCCCTGCCACCCCAGGTCCCCACCTCACTCCCGATGACGCAGCCCAGCTGAGCGACAGCCAACATGGCTCGCCCCCTGCGGCCTCTGCTCCTCCCGTTGCCAACAGTGCCTCTTATTCTGAGCTGGGGGGCACCCCTGATGAGCCCATGGATCTGGAGGGGGCCGAGGACAACCACCTGAGCCTGCTGGAGGCGCCTGGTGGGCAGCCTCGGAAGAGCCTCCGGCACTCCACTCGGAAGAAGGAGTGGGGCAAGAAGGAGCCTGTGGCTGGCTCCCCCTTTGAGCGGAGAGAAGCAGGGCCCAAGGGTCCCTGCCCGGGAGAGGAGGGTGAGGGGGTCGGGGACAGGGTTCCCAATGGCATCCTGGCTAGTGGGGCTGGCCCTAGCGGGCCCTATGGGGAGCCCCCCTACCCctgcaaggaggaggaggagaacggCAAGGATGCAAGTGAAGACAGTGCGCAGAGCGGGAGCGAGGGGGGCAGCGGCCATGCCAGCGCCCACTACATGTACCGGCAGGAGGGCTACGAGACGGTGTCCTACGGGGACAACTTGTATGTGTGCATTCCCTGCGCCAAGGGCTTCCCCAGCTCTGAGCAGCTCAATGCGCACGTGGAGACTCACACGGAGGAAGAGCTGTTCATCAAGGAAGAGGGGGCCTACGAGACAGGCAGTGGGGGTGCCGAGGAGGAGGCCGAGGACCTGTCAGCACCCAGTGCGGCCTACACGGCTGAGCCCCGGCCCTTCAAGTGTTCGGTCTGCGAGAAGACCTACAAGGACCCAGCCACGCTGCGGCAGCACGAGAAGACGCACTGGCTGACACGGCCCTTCCCCTGCAACATCTGTGGCAAAATGTTCACGCAGCGCGGCACCATGACGCGTCACATGCGGAGCCACCTGGGCCTGAAGCCCTTCGCCTGCGATGAGTGTGGCATGCGCTTCACCCGTCAGTACCGCCTCACGGAGCACATGCGTGTGCACTCGGGCGAGAAACCTTACGAGTGCCAGCTGTGCGGGGGCAAGTTCACCCAGCAGCGCAACCTCATCAGCCACCTGCGCATGCACACCTCCCCCTCCTAG
- the HIC2 gene encoding hypermethylated in cancer 2 protein isoform X2, with amino-acid sequence MGPDMELPSHSKQLLLQLNQQRTKGFLCDVIIMVENSIFRAHKNVLAASSIYFKSLVLHDNLINLDTDMVSSTVFQQILDFIYTGKLLPSDQPAEPNFSTLLTAASYLQLPELAALCRRKLKRAGKPFGSGRAGSTGMGRPPRSQRLSTASVIQARYQGLVDGRKGAHAPQELPQAKGSDDELFLGGSNQDSVQGLGRAVCPAGGEAGLGGCSSSTNGSSGGCEQELGLDLSKKSPPLPPATPGPHLTPDDAAQLSDSQHGSPPAASAPPVANSASYSELGGTPDEPMDLEGAEDNHLSLLEAPGGQPRKSLRHSTRKKEWGKKEPVAGSPFERREAGPKGPCPGEEGEGVGDRVPNGILASGAGPSGPYGEPPYPCKEEEENGKDASEDSAQSGSEGGSGHASAHYMYRQEGYETVSYGDNLYVCIPCAKGFPSSEQLNAHVETHTEEELFIKEEGAYETGSGGAEEEAEDLSAPSAAYTAEPRPFKCSVCEKTYKDPATLRQHEKTHWLTRPFPCNICGKMFTQRGTMTRHMRSHLGLKPFACDECGMRFTRQYRLTEHMRVHSGEKPYECQLCGGKFTQQRNLISHLRMHTSPS; translated from the coding sequence ATGGGGCCCGACATGGAGCTGCCCAGCCACTCGAAGCAGCTCCTGCTGCAGCTGAACCAGCAGAGGACCAAGGGCTTCCTGTGTGACGTCATCATCATGGTGGAGAACTCCATCTTCCGGGCCCACAAGAACGTCCTAGCCGCCAGCAGCATCTATTTCAAGTCCCTGGTCCTGCACGACAACCTCATCAACCTGGACACAGACATGGTCAGCTCCACAGTGTTCCAGCAGATCTTGGACTTCATCTACACAGGCAAGCTGCTGCCCAGCGACCAGCCAGCCGAGCCCAACTTCAGCACCCTCCTCACTGCCGCCAGCTACCTCCAGCTGCCCGAGTTGGCAGCCCTCTGCCGCCGCAAACTCAAGCGAGCCGGCAAGCCCTTTGGCTCTGGGAGGGCGGGGTCCACTGGCATGGGGCGGCCCCCCCGCAGCCAGCGGCTGTCCACGGCCTCTGTCATCCAAGCTCGGTATCAGGGGCTCGTGGATGGGCGCAAGGGGGCCCACGCCCCCCAGGAGCTCCCCCAAGCCAAAGGCTCAGACGATGAACTCTTTCTTGGTGGCTCTAACCAGGATAGCGTGCAAGGTCTGGGCCGGGCTGTCTGCCCAGCTGGCGGGGAGGCGGGTCTGGGGggctgcagcagcagcaccaACGGGAGCAGCGGGGGCTGCGAGCAGGAGCTGGGCTTGGACCTGTCCAAGAAAAGCCCACCCTTGCCCCCTGCCACCCCAGGTCCCCACCTCACTCCCGATGACGCAGCCCAGCTGAGCGACAGCCAACATGGCTCGCCCCCTGCGGCCTCTGCTCCTCCCGTTGCCAACAGTGCCTCTTATTCTGAGCTGGGGGGCACCCCTGATGAGCCCATGGATCTGGAGGGGGCCGAGGACAACCACCTGAGCCTGCTGGAGGCGCCTGGTGGGCAGCCTCGGAAGAGCCTCCGGCACTCCACTCGGAAGAAGGAGTGGGGCAAGAAGGAGCCTGTGGCTGGCTCCCCCTTTGAGCGGAGAGAAGCAGGGCCCAAGGGTCCCTGCCCGGGAGAGGAGGGTGAGGGGGTCGGGGACAGGGTTCCCAATGGCATCCTGGCTAGTGGGGCTGGCCCTAGCGGGCCCTATGGGGAGCCCCCCTACCCctgcaaggaggaggaggagaacggCAAGGATGCAAGTGAAGACAGTGCGCAGAGCGGGAGCGAGGGGGGCAGCGGCCATGCCAGCGCCCACTACATGTACCGGCAGGAGGGCTACGAGACGGTGTCCTACGGGGACAACTTGTATGTGTGCATTCCCTGCGCCAAGGGCTTCCCCAGCTCTGAGCAGCTCAATGCGCACGTGGAGACTCACACGGAGGAAGAGCTGTTCATCAAGGAAGAGGGGGCCTACGAGACAGGCAGTGGGGGTGCCGAGGAGGAGGCCGAGGACCTGTCAGCACCCAGTGCGGCCTACACGGCTGAGCCCCGGCCCTTCAAGTGTTCGGTCTGCGAGAAGACCTACAAGGACCCAGCCACGCTGCGGCAGCACGAGAAGACGCACTGGCTGACACGGCCCTTCCCCTGCAACATCTGTGGCAAAATGTTCACGCAGCGCGGCACCATGACGCGTCACATGCGGAGCCACCTGGGCCTGAAGCCCTTCGCCTGCGATGAGTGTGGCATGCGCTTCACCCGTCAGTACCGCCTCACGGAGCACATGCGTGTGCACTCGGGCGAGAAACCTTACGAGTGCCAGCTGTGCGGGGGCAAGTTCACCCAGCAGCGCAACCTCATCAGCCACCTGCGCATGCACACCTCCCCCTCCTAG